One genomic segment of Lytechinus pictus isolate F3 Inbred chromosome 18, Lp3.0, whole genome shotgun sequence includes these proteins:
- the LOC129281280 gene encoding rho GTPase-activating protein gacHH-like, translated as MALQCSVMNSEGASLPAPRANHASCWADSKLVVYGGNGPCKNQNCLEDVWVMDTGTMTWTEVKGHGALPGARCHHTMDVIGNKAWVFGGWTGKRRCNFLHCLDLESETWTDHTSRMTHIDTHTSHASTVLDNHTILVLGRGETGTHAKYGCNIDFLDTRTFKWTNYPGSTISRAGHTLNFLPSVSTSYAVAYGGRQRHPVEHITTCKVKTPFVSPFQSGLPTSVLEEAKTVDVPAGRSYHSATSIGGTLLIYGGFIQGKSVRGLVDGVNEVFVFDAKKGQWMSPAVKGDWPKRAGHTADRIGENKVLLFGGEHSNKQYNDCHVITW; from the exons ATGGCACTCCAATGTTCGGTGATGAACTCAGAGGGCGCTTCCCTGCCTGCACCCAGAGCCAACCATGCATCCTGTTGGGCCGATAGCAAGCTGGTTGTGTACGGTGGTAATGGACCATGCAAGAATCAGAACTGCCTTGAGGATGTATGGGTCATGGATACTGGGACTATGACATGGACAGAGGTTAAGGGTCATGGAGCTTTACCAGGTGCTCGCTGTCACCATACAATGGATGTCATAGGCAACAAAGCTTGGGTCTTTGGAGGATGGACTG GAAAGAGACGCTGTAATTTTCTACACTGTCTTGACTTGGAATCAGAGACCTGGACAGATCACACCTCAAGGATGACTCACATTGATACCCACACCAGTCATGCTTCTACCGTCCTGGACAACCATACCATCCTAGTACTGGGTCGGGGTGAGACAGGAACCCATGCGAAGTATGGATGCAACATCGACTTTCTGGACACGCGGACATTCAAGTGGACCAACTATCCAGGAAGCACGATATCGCGTGCTGGCCATACCCTGAACTTCTTGCCAAGTGTCTCTACAAGCTATGCGGTTGCCTACGGTGGTCGGCAAAGGCATCCTGTGGAGCATATCACAACCTGTAAGGTGAAGACACCATTTGTTTCACCGTTTCAGTCAGGATTGCCGACTTCCGTACTGGAAGAGGCTAAAACCGTGGACGTTCCTGCAGGACGAAGCTATCACAGTGCTACCTCCATTGGAGGGACACTTCTCATCTATGGTGGATTCATACAAGGGAAGTCGGTGCGAGGACTTGTGGACGGTGTCAATGAAGTCTTTGTATTTGATGCAAAAAAAGGACAGTGGATGTCTCCAGCAGTCAAGGGAGACTGGCCGAAGCGTGCAGGACACACAGCGGACAGGATTGGAGAAAACAAAGTGCTACTTTTTGGAGGGGAACATTCCAATAAGCAATATAATGATTGTCATGTTATTACATGGTAG